In one Nocardioides sp. NBC_00368 genomic region, the following are encoded:
- a CDS encoding RNA polymerase sigma-70 factor codes for MTPETEIEFEELRPLLFSIAYRILGSVSEAEDAVQETWLRLESTSTQPDSLKAYLSTVVTRISLDVLRSARVRRETYVGPWFPEPLPTDSRAGEREDLYASPERATELADSVSMAALLLLERLSPLERAVFVLREVFHFGFADIAAAVDRSEAACRQLASRARRHMDDGKPRFEADRRKRVELASRFFDALRDGDLDQLQALLAADVETVNDGGGIAGGVGGRFGAEKAARILVAAVPPLLAIGARLEQRELNGEPGAILRDADGAILGTWTLDILDGQIQRIRSVTNPEKLGHLGPVADLKDVVRRRNRHRRER; via the coding sequence GTGACACCTGAGACCGAGATCGAGTTCGAGGAGCTGCGCCCGCTGCTGTTCTCGATCGCCTACCGCATCCTCGGCAGCGTGAGCGAGGCCGAGGACGCGGTGCAGGAGACCTGGCTGCGCCTGGAGTCGACCTCGACCCAGCCCGACTCACTCAAGGCCTACCTCTCGACCGTCGTCACCCGCATCTCCCTCGACGTGCTCCGCTCCGCGCGCGTGCGGAGGGAGACGTACGTCGGGCCGTGGTTCCCCGAGCCGCTGCCGACCGACTCCCGCGCCGGCGAGCGCGAGGACCTCTACGCCAGCCCCGAGCGCGCGACCGAGCTGGCCGACTCGGTGTCGATGGCCGCACTCCTGCTGCTCGAGCGGCTCAGCCCGCTCGAGCGAGCGGTCTTCGTGCTGCGCGAGGTCTTCCACTTCGGCTTCGCCGACATCGCGGCCGCGGTCGACCGCTCCGAGGCGGCCTGCCGCCAGCTCGCCTCGCGTGCCCGCCGGCACATGGACGACGGCAAGCCGCGCTTCGAGGCCGACCGGCGCAAGCGGGTCGAGCTGGCCTCTCGGTTCTTCGACGCGCTGCGGGACGGCGACCTCGACCAGCTCCAGGCGCTGCTGGCCGCCGATGTCGAGACCGTCAACGACGGCGGTGGGATCGCCGGTGGCGTCGGCGGGCGGTTCGGCGCGGAGAAGGCGGCGCGCATCCTGGTCGCCGCCGTGCCCCCGCTCCTCGCCATCGGTGCCCGCTTGGAGCAGCGCGAGCTCAACGGCGAGCCCGGCGCCATCCTGCGCGACGCCGACGGCGCCATCCTCGGCACCTGGACCCTCGACATCCTCGACGGCCAGATCCAGCGGATCCGCTCCGTCACCAACCCCGAGAAGCTGGGCCACCTCGGCCCGGTCGCGGATCTCAAGGACGTCGTACGCCGCCGCAACCGCCACCGCCGCGAGCGGTGA
- a CDS encoding DoxX family protein — MSLAVTIVAWLLAAFVIVVGVAHLVTPAKVEPLVPEWWPAKRATVYTSGVAEVVIGIGLLVPATRTWAAGVAMLMFLAYTLVHLDDLRHTSRATRASDTTGGVITRGVVNLAYAGLALFVCLG, encoded by the coding sequence GTGAGCTTGGCCGTCACCATCGTCGCCTGGCTCCTGGCCGCGTTCGTCATCGTCGTCGGGGTGGCCCACCTGGTGACCCCCGCCAAGGTGGAACCGCTGGTCCCGGAGTGGTGGCCGGCGAAGCGGGCGACGGTGTACACCTCGGGGGTCGCCGAGGTGGTGATCGGGATCGGTCTGCTGGTCCCGGCCACCCGCACCTGGGCGGCCGGCGTGGCGATGCTGATGTTCCTCGCCTACACGCTCGTCCACCTCGACGACCTCCGCCACACCTCCCGCGCGACCCGAGCCAGCGACACCACCGGCGGCGTCATCACTCGGGGCGTGGTCAACCTGGCGTACGCCGGGTTGGCCCTCTTCGTCTGCCTCGGCTAG
- a CDS encoding phosphatidylinositol-specific phospholipase C/glycerophosphodiester phosphodiesterase family protein, whose translation MRTFVRSLTAVLAAAAFLSPAAAAGTTDSTRTTAELGTPHPQAHAHNDYEHERPLLDALEHGFTSVEADVWLVDGELLVAHDAVDLDPARTLEGLYLAPLKELVKGKGRDVHPGYDGTFQLLIDIKNTGEATYAAIEKELAAYEELFTRYQNGVVKDGPVEAVISGDRPLETMRSATRRLSFYDGRMGDLRSGMPASLMPLVSDNWTKVFTWQGVGPMPEAERRKLHEIVDHAHAQGYRVRFWATPDVDGPAREAVWTELLAAGVDHINTDDLAALDAFLTENR comes from the coding sequence ATGCGTACCTTCGTCCGCTCCCTGACCGCTGTGCTCGCGGCGGCGGCGTTCCTCTCCCCCGCCGCCGCGGCGGGCACGACCGACTCCACGCGTACGACCGCCGAGCTCGGTACGCCGCACCCGCAGGCGCACGCGCACAACGACTACGAGCACGAGCGCCCGCTGCTCGACGCGCTCGAGCACGGCTTCACCAGCGTCGAGGCCGACGTGTGGCTGGTCGACGGCGAGCTCCTGGTGGCGCACGACGCGGTCGATCTCGACCCGGCGCGGACCCTGGAGGGTCTCTACCTCGCCCCGCTCAAGGAGCTCGTCAAGGGCAAGGGGCGCGACGTCCACCCCGGCTACGACGGCACCTTCCAGCTCCTGATCGACATCAAGAACACCGGCGAGGCGACGTACGCGGCGATCGAGAAGGAGCTCGCCGCCTACGAGGAGCTCTTCACCCGCTACCAGAACGGCGTCGTCAAGGATGGTCCCGTCGAGGCCGTGATCAGCGGCGACCGGCCGCTGGAGACGATGCGGAGCGCGACCCGACGGCTCAGCTTCTACGACGGTCGGATGGGCGATCTCCGCTCCGGGATGCCGGCGTCGCTGATGCCGCTGGTCAGCGACAACTGGACCAAGGTGTTCACCTGGCAGGGCGTCGGCCCGATGCCGGAGGCCGAGCGCCGCAAGCTGCACGAGATCGTCGACCATGCCCACGCGCAGGGCTACCGGGTGCGCTTCTGGGCGACCCCGGACGTCGACGGTCCGGCTCGGGAGGCGGTCTGGACCGAGCTGCTCGCGGCCGGCGTCGACCACATCAACACCGACGACCTCGCCGCCCTCGACGCCTTCCTGACCGAGAACCGGTAG
- a CDS encoding RCC1 domain-containing protein, which translates to MGHLIAAGPRHSLGISMDGTVVAAGAGASGECRTTTWADVIGVAAGNVHTASNTGRSHSVGLRSDGTVVATGWNNEGQCEVSSWSEVTAVAAGWRRTLGLRADGTVLAAGRLAEGAGEVGSWREIVALACGDWHSVGLRADGSAIAVGNGRRGQCSVGGWTDLTAITAGYLHTVGLTGAGRVLAVGDRTGGACDVEAWRDAVAVAAGSYHTVAVTADGRALAVGGNDAGQCDVAGWREIVAVAAGSRHTLGLRADGSVVATGSNEHGQCDVAGWPPIRR; encoded by the coding sequence GTGGGTCATCTGATCGCGGCCGGGCCGCGCCACTCGCTCGGGATCTCCATGGACGGCACTGTCGTCGCCGCCGGTGCGGGAGCGTCGGGGGAGTGCCGAACAACGACGTGGGCCGATGTCATCGGCGTGGCGGCAGGGAACGTGCACACGGCCTCCAACACCGGACGCTCCCACAGCGTCGGGCTCCGGTCCGACGGCACCGTGGTGGCGACGGGCTGGAACAACGAGGGCCAGTGCGAGGTGAGCTCTTGGAGTGAGGTGACCGCGGTCGCGGCAGGTTGGCGTCGCACGCTGGGTCTGCGTGCCGACGGGACGGTGCTCGCCGCGGGAAGGCTCGCCGAAGGCGCCGGCGAGGTGGGCTCGTGGCGCGAGATCGTCGCGCTGGCGTGCGGCGACTGGCACTCGGTGGGCCTCCGCGCGGACGGGAGCGCGATCGCCGTGGGGAACGGCCGCCGCGGGCAGTGCTCCGTCGGCGGATGGACCGACCTCACCGCCATCACCGCCGGCTACCTTCACACGGTCGGTCTGACCGGCGCGGGCCGCGTCCTCGCGGTGGGAGACCGCACCGGCGGCGCCTGTGACGTCGAGGCCTGGAGAGACGCCGTGGCAGTGGCCGCCGGGAGCTACCACACCGTCGCCGTCACCGCCGACGGCCGAGCCCTGGCCGTCGGGGGCAACGACGCCGGCCAGTGCGATGTCGCCGGCTGGCGCGAGATCGTCGCGGTGGCCGCCGGTTCCAGGCACACGCTCGGACTTCGGGCAGACGGGTCGGTCGTCGCCACCGGGAGCAACGAGCACGGTCAGTGCGACGTCGCCGGATGGCCGCCGATCCGGCGGTGA
- a CDS encoding MFS transporter yields the protein MAGPDIDSTENQEGKTPVRAALASFMGSAVEYYDFFVFGSAAALIFPHVFFPSAGDAALVMSFATFAFAYVARPVGAVFVGHFGDRIGRRKVLLFTLLLMGGGTFLIGCLPSYDQAGWIAPALLVFCRLLQGLSAAGEQAGASSLTLEHAPDDKRSFYTSWTLTGTQGGQILAALVFIPVVALPDEIKYGIGWRIPFWLSAIVVVVAFFIRSRLNETPEFEEAKANNEVAKLPLAVLLRDHWADVLRVICCAFIAAVSTVFGNLAIAYGVAVGMVDSITLWLVVAANLVALFTQPMFGRLADRIGRKPVFIYGAVASAVMMPFYLLSMSQGSELLVFALAIVTFSFGYAAANATWPSFYGEMFSTPVRFSGVAIGTQIGFMLAGFTPSIVTALGGVKEGGWVVTAGYTAVVCLVASIAALTARETKDVRTADLGLRTSPTPQGAVA from the coding sequence ATGGCGGGACCTGACATCGACAGCACCGAGAACCAGGAAGGCAAGACCCCGGTCCGGGCCGCGCTTGCCAGCTTCATGGGCAGTGCCGTCGAGTACTACGACTTCTTCGTCTTCGGCTCTGCCGCAGCGCTGATCTTTCCGCACGTCTTCTTCCCCAGCGCCGGTGACGCCGCACTGGTCATGTCGTTCGCGACCTTCGCCTTCGCGTACGTGGCCCGGCCCGTCGGTGCGGTCTTCGTCGGCCACTTCGGTGACCGGATCGGCCGCCGCAAGGTGCTGCTGTTCACCCTCCTGCTGATGGGTGGCGGCACGTTCCTGATCGGCTGCCTGCCGTCGTACGACCAGGCCGGCTGGATCGCGCCCGCACTGCTGGTGTTCTGCCGCCTGCTCCAGGGGCTCTCGGCCGCTGGCGAGCAGGCCGGCGCCAGCTCGCTCACCCTCGAGCACGCCCCCGACGACAAGCGCTCCTTCTACACCTCCTGGACGCTGACCGGGACCCAGGGCGGCCAGATCCTGGCCGCGCTCGTCTTCATCCCGGTGGTCGCACTGCCGGACGAGATCAAGTACGGCATCGGCTGGCGCATCCCGTTCTGGCTCTCCGCCATCGTGGTCGTGGTGGCGTTCTTCATCCGCAGCCGCCTCAACGAGACCCCGGAGTTCGAGGAGGCCAAGGCCAACAACGAGGTCGCCAAGCTGCCCCTCGCGGTGCTGCTGCGCGACCACTGGGCCGACGTGCTCCGGGTCATCTGCTGCGCCTTCATCGCAGCCGTCTCCACGGTCTTCGGCAACCTGGCCATCGCCTACGGCGTCGCGGTCGGCATGGTCGACTCGATCACGCTGTGGTTGGTCGTCGCGGCCAACCTGGTCGCGCTGTTCACCCAGCCGATGTTCGGGCGGCTCGCCGACCGGATCGGGCGCAAGCCCGTCTTCATCTACGGGGCCGTGGCCAGCGCGGTCATGATGCCGTTCTACCTGCTCTCGATGAGCCAGGGCAGCGAGCTGCTCGTCTTCGCGCTCGCCATCGTCACCTTCTCGTTCGGCTACGCGGCCGCCAACGCCACCTGGCCCTCCTTCTACGGGGAGATGTTCTCCACCCCGGTGCGCTTCTCCGGCGTCGCGATCGGCACCCAGATCGGCTTCATGCTGGCCGGTTTCACGCCGTCGATCGTCACCGCTCTCGGCGGCGTGAAGGAGGGCGGCTGGGTCGTCACCGCCGGCTACACCGCGGTCGTCTGCCTCGTCGCGTCGATCGCGGCGCTCACCGCCCGTGAGACCAAGGACGTACGCACCGCCGACCTCGGGCTGCGGACGTCGCCGACCCCGCAGGGCGCTGTCGCCTGA
- a CDS encoding TetR/AcrR family transcriptional regulator codes for MVQSRDAERTRSELLEVATEVFSEQGYSGARVDEIAERTRTTKRMIYYYFGGKEGLFLAVLEAAYRRIRELEQSLHAGDLEPVDAIRRIAELTFDHHVNHPDFIRLVSVENIHRGRHLEKVESLRELGAPAATVLDEVLARGRASGELRADVDAVDVHMMISAYCVFQVANSATFGFLFGRDMLAPDVRERHRRILGDIVVGWLTAH; via the coding sequence ATGGTTCAGTCGCGTGATGCCGAACGCACCCGGTCCGAGCTGCTCGAGGTCGCGACCGAGGTCTTCTCGGAGCAGGGCTATTCGGGTGCCCGGGTCGACGAGATCGCCGAGCGCACCCGCACCACGAAGCGGATGATCTACTACTACTTCGGCGGCAAGGAGGGGCTGTTCCTGGCGGTGCTCGAGGCTGCCTATCGCCGGATCCGCGAGCTCGAGCAGAGCCTGCATGCCGGTGATCTCGAGCCGGTGGACGCGATCCGTCGGATCGCCGAGCTCACCTTCGACCACCACGTCAACCATCCCGACTTCATCCGCCTCGTCTCCGTCGAGAACATCCACCGTGGCCGGCATCTGGAGAAGGTCGAGTCGCTGCGCGAGCTCGGCGCTCCGGCTGCGACCGTCCTCGACGAGGTGCTCGCGCGCGGTCGCGCCTCCGGCGAGCTGCGCGCCGACGTCGATGCCGTCGACGTGCACATGATGATCAGCGCCTACTGCGTCTTCCAGGTCGCCAACAGTGCCACGTTCGGCTTCCTGTTCGGGCGCGACATGCTCGCCCCTGACGTACGCGAGCGCCACCGCCGCATCCTCGGCGACATCGTCGTCGGCTGGCTCACCGCCCACTGA
- a CDS encoding shikimate dehydrogenase: MKSSFLVGLIGAGVGPSLSPALHMREGFEHGLSYVYKTLDITELGVPAEGVGDLMREARRLGFDALNITHPCKELVIEHLDRLDETAARLGAVNTVVFTDEGAVGYNTDTTGFGHALRTGMPDAPLGTVVQLGAGGAGSAVAHALVSQGVDRLVIADMDLDRAQARVEEIRRHHPDSAVEASHVDKLAALVPDADGLVNCTPMGMADHPGTPLDTSLLRPDLWVADIVYRPLDTALLQAAREVGCPTLHGGKMAVYQAVDAFRLITGIDPDAERMLAHLRELAAAG; the protein is encoded by the coding sequence ATGAAGTCTTCGTTTCTCGTCGGCCTGATCGGCGCGGGAGTCGGCCCCTCGCTGAGTCCGGCGCTGCACATGCGCGAAGGGTTCGAGCACGGGTTGTCGTACGTCTACAAGACGCTCGACATCACCGAGCTGGGCGTCCCGGCCGAAGGCGTGGGCGACCTGATGAGGGAGGCCCGGCGCCTCGGCTTCGACGCGCTCAACATCACCCACCCATGCAAGGAGCTCGTGATCGAGCACCTCGACCGGCTCGACGAGACCGCGGCACGGCTCGGCGCGGTCAACACCGTGGTCTTCACCGACGAGGGCGCGGTCGGCTACAACACCGACACGACCGGGTTCGGCCACGCGCTGCGCACCGGGATGCCGGATGCGCCGCTCGGCACCGTGGTGCAGCTCGGTGCGGGCGGGGCGGGCTCGGCCGTCGCGCACGCGCTCGTCAGCCAGGGCGTCGACCGGCTGGTCATCGCCGACATGGACCTCGACCGTGCCCAGGCGCGGGTCGAGGAGATCCGGCGCCACCACCCGGACAGCGCCGTCGAGGCGAGCCACGTCGACAAGCTGGCCGCGCTCGTGCCCGACGCCGACGGACTGGTCAACTGCACCCCGATGGGCATGGCCGACCACCCCGGCACGCCCCTGGACACCAGCCTCCTCCGCCCTGACCTGTGGGTGGCGGACATCGTCTACCGGCCTCTGGACACCGCGCTGCTGCAGGCCGCGCGTGAGGTCGGCTGCCCGACGCTCCACGGAGGCAAGATGGCGGTCTACCAGGCCGTCGACGCCTTCCGGCTGATCACCGGCATCGACCCCGATGCCGAGCGGATGCTCGCCCACCTGCGCGAGCTGGCCGCGGCCGGCTGA
- a CDS encoding family 20 glycosylhydrolase produces the protein MAVGVATVLIAASTTSSATAQPRAERLGEAETPVPGLVPKPLQVSAKGGPDFVLTGQSRIVARGTDAGEVGDLLAAELRPATGFGLPVVTGRPTSRDVVLTVDPEAGFDEVEGNPEAYRISSTAKGVRVTGASRHGLFNGTQTLRQLLPAFAASPSRVSTTWTVPAVSIVDAPRFSYRGLMLDVARSFLEVDEVQQVIDAAAAAKISVLHLHLADDQGWRIDITNSGRAPGDDIDYTALTRVSGATAVLGNPYQSADGHTGFYTQDDYRSLVRYAAEREIEIIPEIDIPGHTNAALAAIPQLNTAGSSHPATEDEPVAPHNGTIDVGYSYLDPTSEVTYTFIEHVFSQLAALTPSEFLHVGGDESHAMTQRYGHEGYVAFVERALAIVHGLGKKTIGWNEYAESGLSAGDGVQYWAGTTEHAKRAVIEDGAKLLVSPGNMSYLDMKYHPKTPIGLSWACSGDCDVAHYYDWSPQEVIAGVGDEHILGTEAPLWSETIRGVDQAEFMIFPRILAHGEAGWTAESLRSPSDFAARLASVGPRLAAAGTNFYDGPQIAWSTALAGTDAALSVGSGGSGGSVSVGLLAAPGTKTDGTAVTVDEVDDADSTGGSSLTAPLTATVDFGDGSAPVPARFTTSEPRDSLHAAGVYAVTAAHAYDSPGTYRGTITASDGSRARFTIKVS, from the coding sequence TTGGCAGTCGGCGTCGCCACCGTGCTCATCGCCGCGTCGACCACGTCATCCGCCACTGCTCAACCCCGGGCGGAACGCCTGGGCGAGGCCGAGACTCCGGTGCCAGGCCTGGTGCCGAAGCCGCTCCAGGTGAGCGCGAAGGGTGGGCCCGACTTCGTCCTGACCGGGCAGTCCCGCATCGTCGCCCGCGGCACGGACGCCGGCGAGGTGGGCGACCTCTTGGCCGCCGAGCTGCGCCCGGCGACCGGCTTCGGCCTCCCGGTGGTCACCGGCAGGCCGACCTCTCGCGATGTGGTCCTGACGGTCGACCCCGAGGCAGGGTTCGACGAGGTCGAGGGCAACCCGGAGGCGTACAGGATCTCCTCGACGGCCAAGGGGGTCAGGGTCACCGGAGCAAGTCGCCACGGGCTGTTCAACGGCACCCAGACGCTTCGGCAGCTGCTGCCGGCGTTCGCCGCGTCTCCCTCGCGCGTCAGCACGACCTGGACCGTGCCGGCGGTCTCGATCGTGGACGCCCCGCGATTCAGCTATCGCGGACTCATGCTCGATGTCGCCCGCTCGTTCCTTGAGGTCGACGAGGTCCAGCAGGTCATCGACGCCGCGGCGGCGGCCAAGATCTCGGTGCTGCACCTGCACCTGGCCGACGACCAGGGGTGGCGGATCGACATCACCAACTCCGGCCGGGCGCCCGGTGACGACATCGACTACACGGCGCTGACCCGGGTCTCGGGCGCGACCGCGGTGCTCGGCAACCCGTATCAGAGCGCCGACGGTCACACCGGGTTCTACACCCAGGACGACTACCGCTCGCTGGTGCGGTATGCCGCCGAGCGCGAGATCGAGATCATCCCCGAGATCGACATCCCCGGCCACACGAATGCCGCCCTGGCCGCGATCCCGCAGCTCAACACCGCCGGGTCGAGCCACCCGGCGACCGAGGACGAGCCGGTGGCGCCGCACAACGGGACCATCGACGTCGGCTACTCCTACCTCGATCCGACCTCCGAGGTGACCTACACCTTCATCGAGCACGTCTTCTCGCAGCTCGCTGCGCTCACGCCGTCGGAGTTCCTCCACGTCGGCGGGGACGAGTCGCATGCGATGACGCAGCGCTATGGCCACGAAGGCTACGTGGCGTTCGTCGAGCGGGCGCTCGCGATCGTCCACGGACTCGGGAAGAAGACCATCGGCTGGAACGAGTACGCCGAGTCCGGGCTCTCCGCGGGTGATGGTGTTCAGTACTGGGCCGGCACGACCGAGCACGCGAAACGCGCCGTCATCGAGGACGGCGCCAAGCTGCTCGTCTCGCCGGGCAACATGTCCTACCTCGACATGAAGTACCACCCGAAGACGCCGATCGGGCTCTCCTGGGCGTGCTCGGGCGACTGCGACGTCGCGCACTACTACGACTGGAGCCCGCAGGAGGTCATCGCGGGCGTCGGGGACGAGCACATCCTCGGCACCGAGGCGCCGCTGTGGTCCGAGACGATCCGGGGCGTGGATCAGGCCGAGTTCATGATCTTCCCGCGCATCCTCGCGCACGGGGAGGCCGGCTGGACCGCCGAGTCGCTGCGCTCGCCGTCTGACTTCGCGGCGCGGCTCGCCTCGGTCGGTCCGCGACTGGCCGCCGCCGGCACCAACTTCTACGACGGGCCGCAGATCGCCTGGTCGACGGCGCTGGCGGGGACCGATGCTGCGCTGTCGGTCGGATCGGGCGGATCGGGCGGATCGGTGTCGGTCGGACTGCTCGCCGCCCCCGGGACCAAGACGGACGGGACCGCGGTCACCGTCGACGAGGTCGACGACGCGGACAGCACCGGTGGCTCGTCGCTGACCGCACCCCTCACCGCGACGGTCGACTTCGGCGACGGGTCGGCTCCGGTCCCCGCACGGTTCACCACGTCCGAACCCCGGGACTCGCTCCACGCTGCCGGGGTCTATGCGGTGACGGCTGCTCATGCGTACGACTCCCCGGGGACGTATCGCGGCACGATCACGGCCTCCGACGGCTCGAGGGCGAGGTTCACCATCAAGGTCTCCTGA
- a CDS encoding NAD(P)/FAD-dependent oxidoreductase has translation MSNQGTSSRSRIVVVGGGYAGVMAANRLTKRDDIDITLVNPRDQFVERIRLHQLAAGGTSEAVVAYADVLSPRVQLVVDTVVSIDAGPRTVALGSGQEMTYDYLVYAVGSAGTTQVAGAAEHAFGVSTFEEATRLKAALDATPTDAPVIVVGGGPTGIEVSSELAESGRNVALICGDRLGPWLHEKGRAVAERDLRRLGVGIVEGARVAEVMDGRVRLDNGRELPSAVTIWTAGFAAPDLARASGLSTDELGRLVTDETLTSVDDDRIIATGDAAAPSGMAYRMSCQAANQLGPLAGETVLTRLAGGTPEATSIGFVGQCISIGRERGLVNLARRDDSAVAGRVRGVPAAKIKELVCRSTVWALSMEARRPGSAFGFKDRSRAGRVQAAAVTPLTERSR, from the coding sequence ATGAGCAACCAAGGAACCTCCAGCAGGAGCCGGATCGTGGTCGTCGGCGGCGGATATGCCGGCGTGATGGCCGCCAACCGGCTCACCAAGCGCGACGACATCGACATCACCCTGGTCAACCCGCGCGACCAGTTCGTCGAGCGGATCCGGCTGCACCAGCTGGCCGCCGGCGGGACCTCGGAGGCCGTGGTCGCCTACGCCGACGTGCTCAGCCCGCGCGTTCAGCTGGTGGTCGACACCGTGGTCTCCATCGACGCGGGCCCGCGGACCGTCGCACTCGGGAGCGGGCAGGAGATGACGTACGACTACCTGGTCTACGCCGTCGGCAGCGCCGGCACGACCCAGGTCGCCGGCGCCGCGGAGCACGCGTTCGGGGTCTCGACCTTCGAGGAGGCGACCCGGCTGAAGGCGGCGCTGGACGCGACGCCGACCGATGCCCCGGTGATCGTCGTCGGCGGCGGACCGACCGGTATCGAAGTCTCTTCCGAGCTCGCCGAGTCGGGCCGGAACGTGGCTCTGATCTGCGGGGACAGGCTCGGTCCGTGGCTGCACGAGAAGGGCCGGGCGGTGGCCGAGCGCGACCTGCGACGCCTAGGAGTCGGCATCGTCGAGGGAGCCCGGGTGGCCGAGGTCATGGACGGCCGCGTACGCCTCGACAACGGCCGCGAGCTGCCCAGCGCGGTGACGATCTGGACCGCCGGTTTCGCCGCACCGGACCTGGCTCGCGCGAGCGGGCTGTCCACCGACGAGCTCGGCCGGCTGGTCACCGACGAGACCCTGACCAGCGTCGACGACGACCGGATCATCGCGACCGGCGACGCCGCGGCACCGTCGGGGATGGCGTACCGGATGAGCTGCCAGGCGGCCAACCAGCTCGGGCCGTTGGCCGGCGAGACAGTGCTCACACGACTGGCCGGCGGGACCCCTGAGGCCACTAGCATCGGCTTCGTGGGTCAGTGCATCAGTATCGGCCGCGAGCGCGGCCTGGTGAACCTCGCTCGTCGCGACGACTCCGCGGTGGCCGGACGGGTCCGGGGCGTACCGGCGGCGAAGATCAAGGAGCTGGTCTGCCGCAGCACGGTCTGGGCGCTGTCGATGGAGGCACGTCGCCCGGGATCTGCGTTCGGCTTCAAGGATCGTTCGCGCGCCGGACGGGTTCAGGCGGCCGCCGTCACGCCGTTGACGGAGCGGAGCCGGTGA